From a single Sander vitreus isolate 19-12246 chromosome 2, sanVit1, whole genome shotgun sequence genomic region:
- the LOC144531564 gene encoding E3 ubiquitin-protein ligase TRIM21-like yields MAAVSCLLSEDQFLCSICLNLFTDPVSTPCGHNFCKNCITDRWDVNYRCQCPLCKEAFTTRPDLRVNTLFSEMVAQFRQSAQQKASSSSEQQRSKPGEVPCDVCTGTKLKALKSCLVCLASYCETHLEAHLTASRLKRHQLIDPVKNLEGRMCTKHDKPLELFCKTDQTCVCTHCPALDHKTHEFVPLKVEYEEKKADLGKTDAEIQQMIQKRRLKVQEIKLSVKRSKVKTHMEVAEGVRVFSSLKQTVERGLKEVIKTIEEKHKRTQKQADAFIKELEQEISELMKRSTEVEQVSRSEDHVHLLQRFPSLKDAPPTKDWTYVNVRPPSFEGIVRIAVNQLEETLSEEMKKLLVESKLRKVQQYAVDVALDPDTAHPELFLSHDGKQVNHVDIEKNLPDNPERFSHYNFVLGKQSFSSGRFYFEVQVKGKPKWNLGVARESINRKGLITMTPEDGYWTIWLRNGNEYKALAAPSVRLSLKSPPQKVGVFVDYEEGLVSFYDVDAAALIYSFTGCSFTEKLFPFFSPCRNDGGENSAPLIISRVNKTA; encoded by the coding sequence ATGGCTGCTGTGAGCTGTCTGCTGTCTGAAGATCAGTTTCTGTGCTCCATCTGTCTGAATTTGTTCACGGATCCTGTCAGCACACCGTGTGGACACAACTTCTGCAAGAACTGCATCACTGATCGCTGGGATGTTAATTACAGGTGCCAGTGTCCCTTATGTAAAGAGGCCTTTACCACCAGACCTGATTTGAGGGTCAACACTTTGTTCTCTGAGATGGTTGCTCAGTTCAGACAGTCAGCTCAACAGAAAGCCAGCAGCAGCTCAGAGCAACAACGGTCCAAACCAGGAGAAGTTCCCTGTGACGTCTGCACTGGAACCAAACTGAAGGCCCTGAAGTCCTGCCTGGTGTGTCTGGCCTCCTACTGCGAGACTCACCTGGAAGCTCATCTGACAGCTTCACGTCTGAAAAGACATCAGCTGATCGACCCTGTGAAGAACCTGGAAGGCAGGATGTGTACGAAACATGATAAACCTCTGGAGCTGTTCTGTAAGACCGACCAGACATGTGTCTGCACACACTGTCCTGCTTTAGACCACAAGACACATGAGTTTGTTCCTCTGAAGGTGGAATATGAAGAAAAGAAGGCAGATTTGGGGAAGACGGACGCTGAAATTCAgcagatgatccagaagagacgACTGAAGGTTCAGGAAATCAAACTCTCAGTGAAGCGTAGTAAGGTAAAAACCCACATGGAGGTAGCAGAAGGTGTTCGGGTTTTCTCTTCCCTGAAGCAGACTGTTGAGAGAGGCCTGAAGGAAGTCATCAAAACGATAGAAGAGAAGCATAAAAGGACACAAAAACAGGCTGACGCTTTCATCAAAGAGCTGGAACAGGAAATCTCTGAGCTGATGAAGAGGAGCACTGAGGTGGAGCAGGTCTCACGCTCTGAAGACCACGTTCACCTCCTCCAAAGATTCCCGTCCTTAAAAGATGCTCCACCCACCAAAGACTGGACATACGTCAACGTCCGCCCACCATCATTTGAGGGGATTGTGAGGATAGCTGTGAATCAGCTCGAGGAGACACTCAGTGAAGAGATGAAGAAGCTGCTTGTTGAGTCCAAGCTGAGGAAGGTCCAGCAGTATGCAGTGGATGTAGCTCTTGATCCTGATACAGCACATCCTGAACTCTTCCTCTCTCACGATGGGAAACAAGTGAATCATGTTGATATAGAGAAGAATCTCCCAGACAACCCAGAGAGATTTTCCCATTATAATTTTGTATTAGGAAAGCAGAGTTTCTCTTCaggcagattttattttgaagttcaAGTCAAAGGGAAGCCTAAATGGAATTTAGGAGTGGCCAGAGAGTCCATCAACAGGAAAGGACTAATCACAATGACACCTGAGGATGGTTACTGGACTATATGGTTGAGAAATGGAAATGAGTACAAAGCTCTAGCTGCCCCTTCAGTCCGTCTCTCTCTGAAGTCTCCTCCTCAGAAGGTGGGGGTGTTTGTGGAttatgaggagggtctggtctcCTTTTATGACGTAGATGCTGCAGCTCTTATCTACTCCTTTACTGGCTGCTCCTTCACTGAGAAACTCTTCCCATTCTTCAGTCCATGTAGGAATGATGGTGGGGAAAACTCTGCCCCTCTGATCATCTCTCGTGTCAATAAAACTGCCTGA